The following DNA comes from Vigna radiata var. radiata cultivar VC1973A chromosome 4, Vradiata_ver6, whole genome shotgun sequence.
atttgaaataaatctatttaaatagacttaaaataatataaatttggattatttggattttgtttttcatccttaatcacaatcaaattaatttccTTTAATGAACCAATATACTATATACTATAGTTAGAATTTGGTACACCTAAAAGTGGGGCAACATCACACATACCCCCAAAActgaaaactattaaaattatgCAGGTAActctttaaaaatatctttatttttaaatctttaaattttaatttaaaagtaactaATATGCTTTTGAATTTGACTTCATGGTACCTTGGCTTAGCTAATGCTCAAATGCTAAACtagaaatgatttttgtttccTGCATGCTCATGCTTCCATTTCCAATAAAGCATGTGAAAGTCTAATATCAGAAAAACAGTGTCATACATCAGGGTCTAATATTAGAATTTTCTGtaattgcattgttttgtaatttaatgGCATAGCATACATAACAATGACCTCTAATTccttctaattaaaaaattaacaatgagTGAACAACAAATTTGCAGCAGTAAAATTTCttttgaaaggaaagaaaaaaaaaatagaaagcatTGACGGGAGTAATAAAAGAGCCTAACTATAGTCTAACCATATGTTGAGGCTGCCCATTGCAATGATAGTAGCTTGCATCTATAAAAGCATAAGATATAGAGTATGCAGATAATAATGGCCAACGAACTGAAGTTAtcatttaagagaaaaaaaaaaagtgtattacTGTAGCAGAGGACAAATTCTAAGAGATGGATCATCTACAACTCTAGAAAAGGAATCCATCTTGAGTAGAAGAAAAGCCTGCTCAAATGTACAGCAGAGGAGTCAAAAGCATAtaacttgttttatttgataGCTAAGCATTTTACAGTATGAATGTCCAAAGACGCGGCACTTTTCTAATCTGCAGAACTGTCTGTCCCGGAATCATTATTTCTATCAAAATGTTGTTGACCTTCACTTCGTGTTCTTGGAGAAGATATACCTTTTATATAGCTTTCTGTCTCCGAACCACTACTACTATTGCCATCACTAACAAGTGATTTATGACCAGCTTTGCACGGTCTTGGCTCAGAGCCATAGCCAGCTGGTCTACGATTTTGGCTTCTTGCTCTTGAAGAATAGAAACCATTTCTAGAGCTTTGAATTAGATGAATTTGGGGATCGTATTTCTGGGATTCAAGGTAATTTAGAGCTGTTACCACATCGGCTATGACAGGCCGCATACTAGGTTGTTCTTGAACACACATGGCAGCAATAGCAAGAACTTGGTACAAACCTCTTACTGGATACCGACCTTCAAGCAATGGGTCAACCATCTCACAGAATCTTTTTCTGTCTTTGAACAAAGGTTTTGCCTGTAACAAAACATATACAATGCATTAACAaccttaaaaacaaaaaattctcTTCACCAACATCAATATTGATATTTCCATATATGTTAAGAATATGAGTTGAAAGTCCTACATTTGAATGgtatataagaaaaacaaaattcatgtGACATACCCATGCAACTAGATTTTGTTCTTTAGGAGGTTTCATGTGGTCAATGGCCTTTCTGCCTGTGATGATCTCCAAAAGAACAACTCCAAAGCTATAAATGTCAGACTTGAACGTCAATTGACCCGTCATTGCATAATCTGGTGCACAATAGCCATATGTTCCCATAACTCTTGTTGAAACATGGGTCTTATCACCACTTGGTCCTACTTTTGCCAACCCAAAATCTGATAACTTGGGATGATAATCCtcacctaataaaatatttgagcaCTTCAAGTCACGGTATATGACAGGAGGCTTCATTTTATCATGCAAATACTCTAAACCTCTAGCTGCACCAGCTGCAATTTTTATTCTCGTGTTCCAATCAAGTGCTTTTCTGCTACGTGGAAGATCtgacaaaatcaacaaaataacaaGTTATAAACCAAAGCCAGAGAAAATCTTCCCCACACTTTTTCTTCTagctatagaaaaaaaaaaaaatatatatatatatatatatatatatatatatatatatctaataCCCTGCAAACGGTTCTCCAAAGATCCAAGTGGCATGTACTCATAAACCAATAGCCTCTGCTCTCCCTCAGCACAAAACCCAATTAACTTTACCAAATTAGGGTGATCTGCCAAACTCAATGTCAATACTTCAACAACAAATTCCCTAATTCCTTGATGCCCATAAGGGTCTAGTTGCTTTACTGCCACAACCTACGCAGACAATAACAAACCTCAATATTACAAAACCTTTATTACCATATAAAACTCAgtccaaatatattttaaaacataaaaaatgagtgTCAATCAAATACTATGAAAGTAGAGTGATGTCATAcaaaagttgcatgaacattgtaAGACAATTTTGGTATCCAAGTTTTGCGTACCTGATTTAATTTCTCTATGCACCCCTTGTAAACCTTGCCAAACCCTCCTTCGCCCAGAAAGCAATCTGACCTAAATTTCCTTGTTGCAGCTGCAAGCTCGTCAAAAGTAAATGTCTGTGCTCGGTAACTTCTAACGTTTACCTCATCAGAAACCTCTTGTAAATTCAAATTCTTCACGTCCACTGATAGCTGATCAGGCTTTCGATGATTATCTTCACTTTTACCATTcactttcaaattaattttgacAACTACGAAAAATTTGAGTACACACATGCATATACAAAATCAACATCACGTGAAGGTCAGAGATCAAACAAAATGATGCAGAGATTCATCTAAGATCAAAACCTATCgctgttaaaattcaaaaagGAAAGGTAAAACCAAATGATACAAGTACCAGTTGGA
Coding sequences within:
- the LOC106758841 gene encoding probable serine/threonine-protein kinase PBL5, which codes for MATTQRTPFLALSASSLERRENGKKNMGCFRCTGKPTKKSNNVNRTQKHIAAVVKINLKVNGKSEDNHRKPDQLSVDVKNLNLQEVSDEVNVRSYRAQTFTFDELAAATRKFRSDCFLGEGGFGKVYKGCIEKLNQVVAVKQLDPYGHQGIREFVVEVLTLSLADHPNLVKLIGFCAEGEQRLLVYEYMPLGSLENRLQDLPRSRKALDWNTRIKIAAGAARGLEYLHDKMKPPVIYRDLKCSNILLGEDYHPKLSDFGLAKVGPSGDKTHVSTRVMGTYGYCAPDYAMTGQLTFKSDIYSFGVVLLEIITGRKAIDHMKPPKEQNLVAWAKPLFKDRKRFCEMVDPLLEGRYPVRGLYQVLAIAAMCVQEQPSMRPVIADVVTALNYLESQKYDPQIHLIQSSRNGFYSSRARSQNRRPAGYGSEPRPCKAGHKSLVSDGNSSSGSETESYIKGISSPRTRSEGQQHFDRNNDSGTDSSAD